The genomic interval GACGACTCCGCCGAAAAGCGCGCCGGCCACATAGGTGAGCGCCAATCCGATGGTGCCGCCAAGCACCAGGCGTAGAACGGAACGCATCCGCGATGTGCCAGCGATGGCTGCAGAGAGATAGCCGGTAACCGCGAGCGCGATGATGGTGATCGAGCTGACCGCGATGACTCCTACCGTGCTGTTGCCCTGAGGCGCGATGACCACCATGAGCAGGGGAAGGATAGCTCCCAGGGTGAAGGCGGCTGCGGAAGAAAAGGCAGCGTGCCAGGGGCTGGTCAGGTCTTGGGCGTCGATGCCATATTCGATGCGTAAGTGTGCAGGGAACGGGTCGTTGTGCCCAATTTCGGTGGCGGCGCGCAAGGCGGTTTCCTCTGACATTCCATAGTCCGAGAGGATCTTTGCGATCTCGTGTCGTTCCTCTT from Corynebacterium ulcerans carries:
- a CDS encoding VIT family protein gives rise to the protein MTFPDYTAAQPETHAQPETHKESSNRLNSRLNWLRAGVLGANDGIVSVSALILGVIATGVGHGAILAAGIAATVAGAISMALGEFVSVSAQRDSERMVMERERLELLHTPEEERHEIAKILSDYGMSEETALRAATEIGHNDPFPAHLRIEYGIDAQDLTSPWHAAFSSAAAFTLGAILPLLMVVIAPQGNSTVGVIAVSSITIIALAVTGYLSAAIAGTSRMRSVLRLVLGGTIGLALTYVAGALFGGVV